The Harmonia axyridis chromosome 3, icHarAxyr1.1, whole genome shotgun sequence nucleotide sequence TCTAGAGCATTTGATACGTTGAGTCATGATGTCTTGAGGTCCGTGTTGCGCTATATAGGTTTGTCGCAGTTGGCGCTCAATATGATAACAGCTTTTTTAACGGGTAGGTCACAGTCAGTGGTGTTTGACGGAAGGCAGTCGTTGTTTTTAAGTGTGCTGACTGGTGTGCCACAGGGATCGGTTCTCTCCCCTCTTCTTTTCACCATTTATACATCCAGGTTTCCGGCCGCATTTCAGTCGTGTACCCAGCACTACTATGCCGATGATACTCAGCTTTACCTATCATTTTTCTTGGAGGAGTGCACACAGGCTGTATCTGCTTTGAATTATGATTTAGGTAATCTGACACAGTTCTCTATCGATCATTCCCTCAAACTAAACCCTCAGAAAACTAATGCCATTCTCTTTGGAAGGCCAAAGGATAGAGACTTTTTCATGCAAAGGCACAGTCAACTTCTGAAGATGGACAACTgcaatataaattttcagaGTGTAGTTAAAAGCCTTGGCCTCTTTATTGATAACGACTTGCGATTCTCACATCATGTGAGTCATATTCTGAGGAGATCGTACACCAGCCTGAAACTCATTTTTCGGAATAGACATTTTCTTGATGTGGGAACGAAGGCCCTGCTCTGCGATAGTTTGGTCCTTTCACATCCCAATTATTGTGACGTAGTCTATGGGCCTTGCATCACAGTATCGGATGCTGGTAGAATTCAAAAACTACAAAACTCGTGTTTGAGATTGATATACGGCATCCGAAAATTCGATCGCATCAGTCATAAGTTAGAGGAGATATCTTGGCTGAACATGGCTCAGAGACGTCGGCTTCATTCTGCTTGCCAGTTTTTTTCTGTAGTCGCCCACAGATCACCACCATATTTGTATAACAAGATAAGGTTCCGATGTGACGTACACAATGTCAATGTCCGCTTCAGGGGAAGGCTCACAATACCACCTCACTCAAAAGAGCTGTTTAAACGCTCATTCTCGTATAATGTCGCAAAATGTTTGAACGACTTCCCCTTAGACTACACGAGCATTGATTCATCTtaccctaaaaaaaaatttagaaagatGGTGCTGGAAATTCTGAGTGGATACGTAGGTGGGAATAAAGTTTGAAAACTTCGTacaatttgttaatatttcagGGATATGGGTATAATTCTgcacttaaaatttttttttcttttcgttCCGTTTTCTCTTTCCACCTttcaggttatttttttttttttttttttttatttatttttggcgTCATATTTGGGAATTATTGCGATTAAATTATTGAGTTCTTGTAGGGTTAGTTGAACAGACGTTCGGGGTATGAAATACTCCGAACGAACTGAACCTCGCCCTCTATGGATGTTGGAACAAttgtatttaaatttttattcaataaagacctttattattattattattattatgagaagTCATTAGGAAGTCACAATTTCTGTATGATTCATGGAACTTTTCTGTTGATTCAACTCTTTTTTTAAAAACTCTAACCATTTgaaaatcatttgaaaatatcaactctCCCGTGTTTCTTGAAAAcggtatttaatttttctatgatcagttatgaatatcatttagaccacaataattaacaaaaaaagtttcgaaaattttttaatatcttGAATATAAATCAAGATATAGCGATATAGTGTAGGTTtaacgaatttttcaaattatcttgAGGAAAGTTCATCTGATGTTTGTTCTCTTGGACAAAGGATTGTGTGTGGAAGGgatattaatataatttttttcaatttgaatgattCTCAAACTGCTAAATGTCTTCAAGTTATAAATTGCTTTGGTTAATAAATGATGCAACAAGAATTTCTGCAAGTACCTaactaattttttcaaaaaaattaattttttcttgacaATTTCTGCACGACTGTAAAGAAGATACAAAAAGACCTTGCCAAAAGTATCAAACAtgacccactttccctattcagaaaatttgatggggatggcacagggtgcaacaaaaatGCATATCTAAGAATTTGGTAAAagtaaaacaaaaattgacctgtttcaggtttttgttgccaaatatttttcttctgagaaaatgaatttgtgcTATAATTTTGACGATTTCACCGATAATAATCGGTGATTTGTGGTCTGATGGGGTTGTCTCataatttccttgaacaatGATCTACATGGAAGAgagtaaatatttttcaattgcgaatgcaaaaaaaaaattattgataaaaatcgatgatatgtactttgtacaaagcactgatatatttttaaaatattcgtgacaaaaaacctacaaaaaatcattacaaaagaggaaaaaatataatttcgtgaaagtcatcgtacagtgctgccctctaattatttgctttgaaaaaaaaaggagatgAAGTGTATACCGTAGAAATCTTGGACATCGCAAGAACGCCAGAGggaaaatgaatgggtaccaaaattTGATTGATACCCGAAAAACCctgtggtggtaatccctcttaaggaTCGGAATCACCTGAAGCTCTTGTTTGATTCGAAATAGGATCCAGTATATTACTGTATTCTAGTTGCGTTAGTACCTAGGTGTTTAGTAGCAAGTTTTTCTTTCTAGAAGAGCTGCAGAAAGAGTACAGCTATTACCCATGTATAACGTATGGCCATTATCTAATAAACCTTATATTAAATTCATCACGATTTTTGAGGCATATCCTCGACCGCTTATAATCTTATCATTTGTCCCTGTGTGAACGCGGAAATGAAAAATGGTTCTTGATATATTGACGAAAACTTAAGCGTCCTCGCCAAAACATCATACTTTTCATCCAACAAAAGTTCCCTTTCCTGATAATAAACTGTTTCCATCTTGTTGTTGAAGTAATTCTAGACTTTTCGAATTCTTCTCAGCATATCTTCATCAGGTTCATCAGTTCCATCCTCTTCAAACGAAATGCAAACATCTCAAAGCAAAATGAGTAAAAACCTATATCGACCCATATGTTCAATAGTCCTGATGAATCCTTGATTACGGAATTGTTCCCATGTGAAACATGAGCCCAACAAATATTCTAAATTCCTAAGATGTTCAATCTTTCCATGCAGAAATTCgtgatttttcagaaatacTTATTGGTAAAACTTGAATtgcatttaaatttgtcttttctaaaataaatttaatgaaatcGTCATCTAacaataaagagaaaaaaatccaTTGGAGAATTTCTCAGAGGAGTTAGTATCAATTCTTgatttttgataaaatcaatGTTCTTCAAATTGTTAGGTGGTTCAAGTGTCCCTCACGAGGGTCAAAATTTTATCGTTGGTGTGAGGGCTTAAGTAGCTGTGTGGATTCTTGGAGCGATTTCGACGGAACACTGTCCTAATAGGGTCTCCCATGTCGACAAGGACCAAGTTGAGTGGTGAAAACTGAAAACTAAGACTGTCCCCCCACCACACCCTGCTGTAGTGTCGTGGCTTGGGGTATTGCACGAGGGTTAACGATGCCAGGCAAGTAAGGGGCCAACAACCTTTTGTCTTATATACCGACATTTGGAATCTGCTGTCTGTGGTCATGTCTCGAGGGCAGAAAACATATGCCGGGGGATTTGGCCTAACCGCCTGAACCAAGTATATGAAAGACACAATAAAGACTTTCTTTAAGACAAGGAGGAACAGCATATGCCGAAGTCTGCATGGCTAGTGGGAAGATCTTGTCCAGAATATGCGAACCCCGGATACCAGGCGACCCCCGGTTTAATTAGCCTCCCAGGGGTATGCGGGGCTCTGCCTCTGGTGACTGAAATTCCCTAGCTACTCGTGGGACCTAATTATTGACCAGGTAAATAAAAAAGAAGTGCCCGGCACTAGCTCTAATTTGCCAACCAGTGAGGAAGAACAAAGCCTCATTCAGCCTGGGGAACAGGGCGCAAGTCCTGGCCCCACGACAGAGGAAATGCTGCTGAGGAGAAGCTGTGAAAAGGTCGTAAAGGGCCTCGAAGAGTTGGCGATCAAGAGACCCAGACTCTCTGGGGCTGCCAGAGAGGGAATGAAGTTCCTCTAAAGATGGGGATGGTGCCTGATGAAGCCAGGAAAGTAGCCTCCAAACCAATTGGTCCCAGGCCGACAACAGGCTAGGCGACCAAGAGAAAAAGGTTGGAGGACAGCATGCCTGAAGGCAAAATAAGAAAGTAAGTTTATTCATCTTTTACAATTAATTGCTTGCACACGTcatataaaaatcaaataatttatgtatattgagaaaatgaagtcattattattattatatttataacagtatattctaaaacaagttgcagtatgggctcctattccaacacgaatgcgaaattcgaaaacgagctacgaaggagcgagttttggaacgcatgagtgttggaattgccttctgcaacgagtattagacaatattttctctatttcagtcaatttttgttaaatatagtcgaaattcaatgaaaaatgcaGATAATATCTCCTAGTGACTTTCATTATAGTtctccaaattatattatattgacaattattgacgtttgttgaaacttcataggattggaagtcagtaggCACAACCACAAAACgcaaaatataactgaaaacgatgctgtaatgagttcattacagcactgtttttagaactgtaatgaactcattacgatactgaaatagagaaaataacatactAAAACATTCAATACATTTAAATATCAAAGTCCAGAAGGTTGAAGTCTAAAAATTTCTCGATACTATACATAGAATGCATTCTTTGCtaacaaaatttttattcttttcttgAAACTATTTACAGGCAAGTTCTTTGAATGAGAAGAGATTTTATTATATAGTTTAACCAACATATGAAATGGTCCTTTTTGAGATGAAGTTAATCTGCAGAAATTTTCCCTGATGAGATACCTTTCCCTAGTAGGATACTCATGGTAACCTCCATTCTGGTTATAATCATTTTTATGAGCATGATCATAGATTAATGCATCAAAAATATAGAGACAAGGGAAagtcaatattttataattaatgaATGCAGTTCTGCAATTTTCCCTATATGACAATCCTGCAACAATTCTAATAGCTCTTTTCTTTGCAAAGCAAAAATTCTACCACTTGAAGAGCAGTTTTCCCAAGCCAAGAGTCCGTAACGCAGTACAGCCTCAACCAGAAAGAAATAAGCCACTTTCAAAACCTCATTTGATAATATTCGAGACATTGATCTCAATAGCAAAATATTTCTCGAAACCTTGGTAGCCAAAGAGCCTAAGCGTGCATAACATGAGGCTTCGAAAGCCTCACAGTTCTCAGGAGTTTCTAAGGCTCCTGTACAGTGTGATAAGCAAATAAgtgaggtaagcggctatatcttagGATCCtatcatcgtagagacttgcggtaaaaaattttatcacTAAAATGTTCacgaaaacacactggaaacttcagtttggctcaacatttttgagcaaattagatctcgtctaagagataatatcttgttgattgaggacaaaatatactcattgtaaatttgtttttgccgctttcgatagggggcgctaagtcagaagttcattgttttgctcattttactccgaaatttccaatgtaatgatagaattttcttaacagaaacagaagttccatcaaatttgcatgaaaaaacctaaaggtcgcaaagcgatagtttcagacgttctggagttatggccgaaagagtatattcttcaactgatgcactgcgagaaaccaaattgtgtctttagattctgacaaaaacagaaatcccataaaatttgtatgaaaaatccagaaggtcgcaaagcgacagcttcaggcgttctggagttatggccccAGACTATTTTCCAGGAGACGCCATCAGTCCACCACCGAAGGAAGTACAACGCCTCATCTAATGGTGCCGCAAAGAAAAGAAACAATTAATTCTGGGCTGCGATGCGAACGCACACCACACATAATGGGACAACACAGACACAAATCATAGAGGTGAGGATttgcttgattttctattttctaaTAATATAGAGATAGCGAACATGGATAATAGTCCAACCTTTATGAATGCGATCAGAAAGGAAGTTATCGACCTTACGCTGGCGACATCACTTATTGAGGAAATGGTCAAGAACTGGAGGGTCTCAAAAGAACCACCCATGTCAGAACATATATGGCAATTGAATTTAACGTTGAAGCAACTGCTTCAGCTTATATTGAGTGCAGGATACCCAGAAAGACTGACTGGGAACTCTTTGTAGCCCATCTAAGATCTGAGCAGGAAGGCCTGACATACAACATCCGCTCCAATGACGATCTGGAAAACGCCTCTGCTCACTTCACATCATGTCTGAAGAGAGCATTCGAAAACAGTTGTCCACTCAGGAAGAAGACGATATCCAGAGACGTCCCCTGATCTTGAAAACCTCGAAAAACGGCTAGGAAAGCCTTCAACAAGGCTAAGTGAGGGGACAGCTGGAAAGCATATCGACTGGCCTTGGCCAATTAGAACAGCGAGGTCAGGTGCGCCAAAAGGCAGCCTTGAGAAGTTTCTGCGAGGGAATAGGTAAAACAGCCCCAGCAGCCAGACTTCAAAAAGTACTATCTAAGGATTCTAAGGAGCACTCCAACCCAATTGGCCAAATAAAGAAGCCATGAGGGCCATGAGGGGACTTTGCGAATGATCCTgaaggccaagaaattcgtgatgattccACCTAGCTATGCCAGAAGCTCTTGAAGCagtcacgagctgagcttcgggtgatggtgggactgctgacggggcactgtcggtacaaacataaTTTGTACCGTAtaggaaagtcagcagatgagatttgcaggctctgtggatcagaagtagaaacagctgaacacatggtatgcaagtgttcAGAGCTGGCAGGCCtgagaaccattcatatggggtagccggtcctggatactcGTGAGATAACGGTCAAAGCCCCTAAAAAGGTTGttagttttatcaacgccattaagacctccttgggtttccatgaatgaataGGGCAGAGAACTAAATATGTACATGAACGCAGTCTCCGGAatgcttaccgagccacaataACCACAGTCAgtacattaataataataggtgGTTCAGTGGTTGTGAATTATTTGTTCAACCCGTAATAGTAATTATATTAGAAGCGTTTTCAGCTGGCTTAAGCTCGATCATTTTGTATGGTCAGCATATGTATGGTAGACTTTAAATCGAATCTGATTTAAGAACGatatcaaattgatttttttcagtagtaataatttttatttctctaaCAAAAAATAGCAATCATCTAAgtaaattatttacatattagggaaaatattttaaactaaacTAAACATTCCAATTTGATACTTACAGTAGGTACAAATGATTACGTCAACCGTCAAGTATACAGCTGATGACGTATTTTTGATTTTGACATTTCGTTTTGTTTTTCCTTCTCAAAAAGTTTATCTGGgaggaaatttttttcttccatatagtttaatttgattttgattcagtttgattttgttgattttaacaCAAAAAAGTAAGTACTCGTTTGATAGTATTTTGTAAGTTTTGATAAGGCAATTATATGTGACTCATTGGTCAGCAGATTTCCATCGAGTTGTGCAcaatttttctttgttgattATAACATATTATGCATAAGATAGAAAGATTGGGTAGTTAttgttttaattcaataattcaattcagaacttttttattatttttctaagAAAATGGAAAATGGAAATGGATCCGGTGCCAACAGGCCTAAAAATATGCTGGAACAGACACAGGCTCAAGTCAATGAAGTTGTTGGAATAATGCGAGTAAATGTTGAGAAAGTATTAGAGAGAGATCAGAAACTCAGTGAACTGGATAGCCGTGCTGATGCCTTGCAAGAAGGAGGAAAGCGATTTGAACAACAAGCACAGAAGTTAAAAAGGAAAtattggtggaaaaatttgaaaatgatgatTATTCTTGGTGTTGTTGGGCTTGTCATTCTGATTATTATCATAAGTGAGTACAGATATTCATCAACATTGTTCATAAGTTGTTTTATCTTATCTGAATTTACTTAATATGCatgattcaaaaaaaaaattcactgtaTGAGTTTTGATTAACAAGTTATTCATGTAGCAAATATCTTCCTTTCGTTTTTTCTGTTCTGTTTGTGCTTTGGTTTTATGGAATGTTGCACCTTAACTAGTTCAACTTTGATTTTGGTCGGAAGAAAAGAAtttccattcaaattttttcaaaagttagACTTTGGAGTAGAGTTGAACAGAAAACTCCTTTTCGACCAGTATGTCGAAAACTTTGTAAGAGATGTCAACGATTTGCTTCAATATGTCCTTTGACATTGTaggattttcaaaaatgataaaactTTTTTGGTAACATATTCCTCAATCTATTGCCAAGTAAATTTTGCATTAGCGATTTGGAATCCTCAGTCAAAGTATGTATTATTTAGATAGAATTGAGGGTATTAAGAATAAGTTTCCAAGATTTCTtgttttcagaaataatttagCTTATAGCAATCATATGTACTCGCATATCCTAGAGAGGCATGATGGAGCTGAAATCGCTGGCCAATGACGGACATCGTTTTCTTGTAAAATTTGTTAAAGATCTCTGTGTGCCTAAAATTCAGAATGATAACTCTGTTCAATAGCCTTTGCAACAACTTGGATATTTACGGTTCATCCCTATGTACTCTGAATATTCTCTcataaacaacaacaaaaaaacaatcaatttcattttccttcATAAATAGTATATTTATACAGTGATTGGATAAAGTGAGGAACAATATTCATAACTCCGTTGTTGAATGTTTTCGAGCGAAACGCTCAGACAGATCAATTGTGGTCAGGGCCGGTCTAGCTCCATAGGTGGCCTTTGGCAAGATGCTGATTTGGGCCCCCCTCCAAAAATTAAGACGATATTTATTGGGCGCCTCTCATGACATCTAACGGGGTTTGGAAaggttttaaattttatttaatgTGGTTTGAAAGAATTGCCTTCATGTCAGTAGTAAATTTAGATTTATCAATTATTGTCTCGCTACTTAAAAGAACAAGATTAATTATGTAGTACTACTTGGGAGTGGTTATATCTAAAATAGAACGAAAATTCAATGATAGGCCTACTGCAAATATGACAATGGAAAATACAATACACAAAAAACAATATATTACAACTATAAGCACAACTTTAAATTAACACCTTGGTATATATTGATACAGTGGACTCTTGTTAACTTGAAACACCACGGgaccaagatttttcgtcgagttacgaATAGTTTGACATAGGCGTAATTCAAGTTATAcaggtcattcttgattaaattcgatTTACAGAGGTAATGAGATATAGAGGTAAGCTGAGAGGTAAACCAAGTGGTAATTCGGGTTATAGAGGTAAAGAATTgtgatatttattccctataataagagtagatcgtacatatttgattaatttactgaaaatgaattgacaatagaaaatttcacaatgaaataaatcaacGTGTCTTTGTGTTGACAAAAGCcaattgacaaattctgaatattttaagagtttATCTGATGAAGGAGTCTGATTTAGACTCTAAAACGTCAAAAGATATTACTCATGAGAGTTAGTTTcttttttggtaacatttttttcatcctgacaaattattgcaattattgCCCAGgaacatttcattcaaattatttaaGCTTGTTTTAGAAATTGAGAGTGAAAACTGTAAATAAGTTTTTCGTAAAAATTCCAATCTACCGAGAGGTCTCAGAGGCTTAGGAAAGTCGGGATAAAAAACATCAAACAAAATATGTATTTCCAACAACCTTTAAATAACTGagcaacaaataaaacaaaattctatAAAACCTCACGAAgcagttattgaataattaaattcgCTCGATTTATCGACACGTTTCGACTTGTGCGGCAGGGTTTGGAATTACTACTgacttcgagttatagaggtaaatTTAGTGCGTCTTCGACTTATAGAggtaaaaatggtaaaatatatCAGTAAAATCGTTTCGAGTTATGCATGGAATTTTTTTCGGCATAGACAGGTTTTTTCAAGGGGATTGAAACTAATTTGTGTTAACGAGGATTCCGAGTTAACGAGGTTCGAGTTATCGAGAGTCCACTGTACTAAAATAGGGCCTGATAAAATAGTCAAGTAAAAgtataaaataaatcattattatataataatacataaataaatatttaaacaaAGTTTTTACACTCATATGGGTTAGTTCCAAATGGTTGACGGATAGCAATTTTAACATTTGCGTTAAATTTTGTTTATCTTTTgagttcaataaatattttcttccatgaaagtttcatgtttattttttacagtgaattttgaataaaattgttatctatggtacaaatttttttacaccATCAATAAGTGTCCAATGAATcagcaaaaaaatattgaggCAGTCATAAATAAACTTCTCATGTCATAAGTTTTCTAATCAAAAACTAAAATTGACTTGTCCTATCGTTTTGctgaaataaattcaataacgtAGTAAAGAATTTTATTCTTTACTTTATCCAAACACTGTATTGGTTCTTTCtgtatcaaatattttcatttgtatatttctGAAGCAATATTACTgcatacttttttgttatttagaATATTAGCTTGCTTTTTTCTATTCCATGAAGATCATTAATCATCTTTTGAGGAAAATTTCTAAAgattaaaaacaacataaaaaaactattattgaaattcatcttTGCATTTTCTCAGCCTGGATTACATCCTAAGTTCTTAGGAGAACATATTGAATGGGTCCTTCGGTATTGAGAATTTTGTCCTTTGAAATTAGTGGATTGCTCTAGCAGTGGATGTGttgtatgaaattattcttatgTTACTATTAACAACGATTCATATATAAGTTTATTATGCATGTAGAAAATATATTGTTTGTTGTATGTAAGGCTAGTTGATTTTATTTTGCTTGTTTGCCCTTCTTTCCACTTAATTTAATTGTAGGGGCTTCTTATGCTTTGATAGTTTGATTATTAGTATTTTTCATGCAATGTGATGCTTTggattatttcaacattttgaattgataatttgtgggtagaaatattttaatttatgaaattcAATGGAATCTATTGTCTTGTCATAAGATTGGTATTGTACATTGTTACAAAATATTGTCCTTGGTATTGCTTTAATGAGATGTTAGTGGATTAATAAATCAACAAGGTCGTAGCGAGAATTGAAACGCCCTGGAACAGAATAGATTTTGGCGTCCCTTGTCATTCATTCTATGAATTGCTCAAAATCGATTTCAACACAATTAATACAATTTTAAACTAAATGAACCTATATCAAACATATAGGAAgctttttttaatggaaatattttttttttttttgggatcccacccttttttcaaatatacatAGTTTGAAACTATTTTAAGGAGCCATTTTCAACTTATGTAGTGcagaatattgaattgaaatgactgattttttatttatttatttatttattaacccAAAGGGATCATGAGTGATCCATAACAGGCATATTTTACAATATAGTAATAGTAACAATAACAAGTGTGGCAACTAAACAATTACCTAATTCTAAGCACAGTAGTcttaaaataaacaaatttaatttgaattaccATGAACACAATAGAAAGCCATGGAAGTAAGGCATTAATTATAGAATTCGGAGTTGctgtgtttatttcattttctggtTTCTATGGTATTTCATTGTGTATAAGACAAATTAAATTCCTTTACCAATTTTGATCTAATATTCAGAACTGAATGAGTGGAAAATGGCTTCAAAATAGTGAACTATATGTATATTTAGAAcaggggatttttttttttgatatgtaAATATATCAAACAAAATCTATTGATTGATCTTTTCGTTTCCATATATCAACATGAACCTAGGGAAAACGATGTTGATAAAATTATTGAGTTTTAACAATCTGTTTATAAAGCAAGCTAAATTATccattgaaaattaaaacagCCCAATTGCCGATCATGACTGGGGTTTGGTCTGTATTTAGTACTATTTAAAAATGACTTTCTTGAAGATTTCCTTTAAATATGAAGTCATAGTTTGCAGTTGTCATTCTTGTCTAGGATAACATTTTATGTAGAGCAATGCCAAGTTCCTAATAACAGTTGTTAAAGATTAGGCAAATTccaattctaattttttttgtcttctATCTTTGTAAATAATCATGAGGTATTCATatccatattttatttttttacatatttttggGAAGTGTATttaggccatttttttttagaaaatatagTTTCTTTCTTTAAGTAACACTGCTGTGGTTAATTTATTTCAGCAATAACATGAGGTCAGCTTTTGAACGAAAAAGTTTTTGCCAGATTGTCGAAACAATCCATTTAGAATTCACAAAAAGAATTTTGAGATTCTATTCTAAACCTTTCATTGTAAACTGGAAGACTATGATTCATtcagtaaaaaaattgaaaactagcAAAATTAATTCTTAGTATTAAATGAATCCAAATAATTACGTCGGCAGCATAGCAAAGGGTTGACAatacaaattttataaattGCCTGGTGTTGTTTTTTCAAGGTGGATACAGTTAATATTTCCGATTCACTATCCAT carries:
- the LOC123675007 gene encoding synaptobrevin-1-like — protein: MENGNGSGANRPKNMLEQTQAQVNEVVGIMRVNVEKVLERDQKLSELDSRADALQEGGKRFEQQAQKLKRKYWWKNLKMMIILGVVGLVILIIIIMSIWPNSDSDTSPSPVTAASKTEAPTGQ